The nucleotide window TCGCCGGCTACGTTCCGGGAAATGTTCCGCGACAAGGAAGACCTGGTTCTGCAAGTAACCCAGCACGACATTGAGCGGCAGAAGCGGGAGCACGCCGAGCTGTTCAAGACCGTAGACAACGCCGTGGCCCGCCTGCTGAGCTTGCTGGAAATGGGCATCCGGGACCTGCGCAAGGTGAAGTCGCCCGAGTACTTCTCCGACCTGATTCAGGACTTCCCCCAGGCCTGGGAGCTGGGCCAGCAGCATTTGGCCGAGTACTCCACGCCCCAGCTGCAGGGCTTGCTCAACGAGGCCATTCTGCACAAGAGCATGCGCGGCGACATCAACATTGCCCTGGTTGCTAAAATCATTATTGAGCAGCTCTACATGGTGCTCAATGAGCAGATTTTTCCACCCAGCCGCTACGATACGGCCGAGGTATTCCGCAGCGTGTAC belongs to Hymenobacter cellulosilyticus and includes:
- a CDS encoding TetR/AcrR family transcriptional regulator → MNPTLRNTLLEEAVQLFQTRGISSLSLEQIMQALDISPATFREMFRDKEDLVLQVTQHDIERQKREHAELFKTVDNAVARLLSLLEMGIRDLRKVKSPEYFSDLIQDFPQAWELGQQHLAEYSTPQLQGLLNEAILHKSMRGDINIALVAKIIIEQLYMVLNEQIFPPSRYDTAEVFRSVYLYYVRGLCTEEGLKAASGYFARM